The nucleotide sequence AAGTATTGGAGCTAAGCCTATTGTGGCTTTAAATCCAGCAACTCCTTTGGATGTAATAGAGTATATCTTAGATGAGGTTTATGGAGTTTTAGTTATGACTGTTGAACCTGGTTTTTCTGGACAGAAGTTTATTCCAGTCATGACAAAAAAGATTAGGAAGTTAAAGAGCATGATTGTTGAAAATGGCTATGATACAAAAATCTTTGTTGATGGAGGTATAAATGTTGAAACAGCTCCATTAGCAGTGAAAGCTGGGGCGGATGTTTTAGTTGCTGCATCTGCAATATTTGGAAAAGATGATGTTAAAACAGCTGTTAAAAACTTAAGAGAAGCAGCTTTAAAAGCTTTAAATGAGAAAAAATAATTATTTAGGTGAAAAATCATGGTTAAACTGACCGGAGTTTATAAAGGGATGAGAAAGGGTTATGGAGAGACATTAATAGAGTTAGGTAAAAAATATGAAAATTTGGTAGTTTTGGATGCTGATTTATCAGGCTCTACACAAACAGCCATGTTTGCTAAAGAATTCCCAGACAGATTTTTTAATGCAGGAGTTGCAGAGCAGAACATGATTGGAATGGCAGCAGGTTTAGCAACAACTGACAAAATTGTCTTTGCTTCATCATTCTCAATGTTTGCTTCTGGAAGAGCATGGGAAATAATAAGGAACTTAGTGGCATATCCAAAGTTAAATGTTAAAATTGTTGCAACACATGCAGGAATTACTGTTGGAGAGGATGGAGCTTCCCATCAAATGTGTGAAGACATAGCTATAATGAGAGCAATTCCAAATATGGTTGTTATTGCTCCAACTGATTATTACCACACAAAAAATGTTATTAGAGTTATAGCTGATTATAAAGGCCCAGTTTATGTAAGAATGCCAAGAAGAGATACAGAGATAATTTATGAAAATGAGGAGGAAGCAACATTTGAGATTGGAAAAGGAAAGGTTTTAGTTGAAGGAGATGATTTAACTATTATAGCAACTGGAGAGGAAGTGCCAGAAGCTTTAAGAGCTGCAGAGATTTTAAAAGAAAATGGTATATCAGCTGAGATTGTGGAGATGGCTACAATAAAACCAATAGATGAAGAAATAATTAAAAAATCAAAAGATTTTGTTGTTACTGTTGAAGACCACAACATTATTGGCGGTTTAGGAGGGGCAGTTGCTGAGGTAATAGCTTCAAACGGTTTAAATAAAAAACTCTTAAGAATAGGAATTAATGATGTATTTGGAAGAAGTGGAAAGGCAGATGAGCTTTTAAAATACTATGGATTAGATGGAGAAAGCATAGCTAAGAGAATCATGGAAGAAATGAAAAAAGAGTAAATCTATTTTTTAAATTTTAAATATTTCAAATAATTTTTTTTATGTTGGGATTATGAAGCTTAGATTTATTGAATGTCATATACCTAAGCATTTATTTATGGGAATTGATGAAATAAGAGAGTGGGATGGAGTTATTTGGGCTAATGTTAAAACAAATGGGACAATTTCAACTATACAAATTTTAACGACATTAAAAGATAGTGAG is from Methanocaldococcus bathoardescens and encodes:
- the rpe gene encoding ribulose-phosphate 3-epimerase, which translates into the protein MIKIGASILSADFGHLKEEIKKAEEAGVDFFHVDMMDGHFVPNISMGIGIAKHVKKLTELPVEVHLMVENVDLFINEFEEMDYITFHIEAVKFPFRIINKIKSIGAKPIVALNPATPLDVIEYILDEVYGVLVMTVEPGFSGQKFIPVMTKKIRKLKSMIVENGYDTKIFVDGGINVETAPLAVKAGADVLVAASAIFGKDDVKTAVKNLREAALKALNEKK
- a CDS encoding transketolase family protein, which translates into the protein MVKLTGVYKGMRKGYGETLIELGKKYENLVVLDADLSGSTQTAMFAKEFPDRFFNAGVAEQNMIGMAAGLATTDKIVFASSFSMFASGRAWEIIRNLVAYPKLNVKIVATHAGITVGEDGASHQMCEDIAIMRAIPNMVVIAPTDYYHTKNVIRVIADYKGPVYVRMPRRDTEIIYENEEEATFEIGKGKVLVEGDDLTIIATGEEVPEALRAAEILKENGISAEIVEMATIKPIDEEIIKKSKDFVVTVEDHNIIGGLGGAVAEVIASNGLNKKLLRIGINDVFGRSGKADELLKYYGLDGESIAKRIMEEMKKE